In Desulfosediminicola ganghwensis, a single window of DNA contains:
- a CDS encoding DegT/DnrJ/EryC1/StrS family aminotransferase translates to MSYSKPIYVTQPDLPPLDDFIPYLERIWDSKILTNGGPYHRQLEQELCDYLGVEHIALFTNGTIALVTALQALRITGEVITTPYSFVATSHSLLWNGIKPVFVDIDPNTLNIDPARIEAAITPQTTAILPVHCYGQSCDVAEIERIADIYNLRVIYDAAHAFGVQDKGGSVLRHGDLSVLSFHATKVFNTFEGGAIVCQDAKVKMRIDHLKNFGFVDEVTVVAPGINGKMSELNSAIGLLQLKHVDQAIAKRKELDTNYRKLLKDVRGIRCLRDAQVKKANYSYFPILVEPEFQISRDKLYDRLKEEKIFSRRYFYPLISDFPMYRGMSSARRENLPVATNTSSQVLCLPIFPALTFNEQCWIVNLISGD, encoded by the coding sequence GTGAGTTATAGTAAACCTATATATGTAACCCAGCCGGATTTGCCGCCCCTGGATGATTTTATTCCCTATTTAGAGAGAATTTGGGACAGTAAAATTTTAACAAACGGTGGTCCATATCATCGGCAACTTGAGCAAGAATTATGTGATTATCTTGGCGTTGAGCATATTGCCCTATTTACTAATGGGACTATTGCATTGGTCACGGCATTGCAAGCATTAAGAATTACTGGTGAAGTAATCACAACACCGTATTCTTTTGTAGCTACATCGCATTCCTTGTTATGGAATGGCATAAAACCAGTGTTCGTGGATATCGACCCCAATACGCTTAATATTGATCCCGCAAGGATAGAGGCGGCCATTACCCCACAGACTACAGCTATCTTGCCTGTGCATTGCTACGGTCAATCTTGCGACGTTGCGGAAATTGAGAGAATTGCTGATATTTATAACCTAAGAGTTATCTACGATGCAGCCCATGCTTTCGGGGTTCAAGATAAAGGTGGTAGTGTGTTGAGGCATGGTGATCTTTCTGTTCTCAGTTTCCATGCCACCAAGGTGTTTAATACGTTCGAGGGTGGGGCTATTGTATGTCAGGACGCTAAGGTGAAAATGCGCATCGACCATTTAAAAAACTTCGGTTTTGTAGATGAGGTGACAGTTGTTGCCCCTGGCATAAATGGCAAGATGAGTGAATTAAATTCAGCTATAGGATTGCTTCAGTTAAAACATGTAGATCAGGCCATTGCAAAGCGCAAAGAATTAGATACGAACTATCGTAAATTGCTAAAGGATGTGAGAGGTATTCGTTGCTTAAGGGATGCTCAAGTGAAAAAAGCAAATTATTCCTATTTCCCCATATTAGTTGAACCTGAGTTTCAGATAAGCCGTGACAAGCTTTACGATCGACTCAAAGAGGAAAAAATATTCTCGCGTCGATATTTTTATCCGCTTATTTCGGATTTTCCAATGTACCGAGGGATGTCATCTGCTCGAAGAGAAAACCTACCAGTTGCAACGAATACTTCAAGTCAGGTGTTATGTTTGCCGATATTTCCTGCATTAACTTTTAACGAGCAATGTTGGATAGTTAATTTGATTTCGGGAGATTGA
- the wecB gene encoding non-hydrolyzing UDP-N-acetylglucosamine 2-epimerase translates to MKKILIVFGTRPEAIKMAPLVNEFKKHPDQFDTKLCVTAQHREMLDQVLEFFELIPDFDLNLMKPNQNLFTLTADIINGMKPVLDEVKPDYVFVHGDTTTSTAVALAGFYHGAKVCHVEAGLRTYDKHAPWPEELNRQLTGRIADFHFSPTDRSKQNLLNELTPEKNIIVTGNTVIDALMFAVEKVNHLENDPEIDGLKKLIGWETNTGKVSHESEFPKSIIPDIVLITGHRRENHGKGFENICKAITELAERFPEVQFIYPVHLNPNVREPVNRILKGRATPTNNIHLVDPLDYKAFVWLMDKVKLIITDSGGVQEEAPSLGKPVLVMRDTTERPEAVDAGTVVLVGTDAVKIVNEAESLLLDDERYRTMSMLHNPYGDGRACVRIAAFVSTLQHLQC, encoded by the coding sequence ATGAAGAAAATACTCATTGTATTCGGCACTCGCCCGGAAGCCATTAAGATGGCCCCGCTAGTAAATGAGTTTAAAAAGCACCCTGATCAGTTTGATACTAAGCTGTGCGTCACTGCACAGCATCGGGAAATGCTGGACCAAGTTCTGGAATTCTTTGAACTGATACCAGACTTTGATCTTAACTTGATGAAGCCGAACCAGAACCTGTTCACGCTGACTGCGGATATTATAAATGGCATGAAGCCGGTTCTGGATGAAGTAAAACCAGATTATGTGTTTGTGCATGGTGATACCACAACTTCCACAGCTGTAGCGCTTGCTGGTTTTTACCACGGGGCCAAGGTGTGCCACGTAGAGGCGGGTTTACGAACCTACGATAAACACGCGCCATGGCCTGAAGAGCTTAACCGCCAGCTCACTGGACGTATCGCGGACTTTCATTTTTCCCCAACAGATCGTTCCAAGCAAAACCTATTAAATGAACTAACACCTGAGAAAAATATCATTGTCACCGGCAACACGGTTATTGATGCCCTGATGTTTGCGGTTGAAAAAGTAAATCACCTTGAAAACGACCCAGAAATAGATGGGCTGAAGAAATTGATTGGGTGGGAGACCAACACAGGGAAGGTCAGTCACGAGAGTGAGTTTCCTAAATCAATTATACCAGATATCGTTTTAATTACCGGGCATCGTCGCGAAAACCACGGAAAGGGATTCGAGAACATATGCAAAGCCATTACCGAATTGGCCGAACGTTTTCCTGAAGTTCAATTCATTTACCCAGTGCATCTGAATCCAAACGTTCGTGAACCTGTAAACCGCATTCTCAAGGGGAGAGCTACCCCGACAAACAACATTCACCTTGTCGATCCACTAGATTACAAGGCCTTCGTTTGGCTGATGGATAAAGTCAAGCTGATCATCACTGACAGTGGCGGCGTTCAGGAAGAAGCACCAAGTTTGGGTAAACCAGTGTTAGTCATGCGTGATACAACAGAGCGCCCGGAGGCGGTGGATGCAGGTACGGTGGTCTTGGTTGGAACTGATGCTGTAAAGATTGTCAACGAAGCAGAAAGCTTGCTTTTGGATGATGAGCGTTACCGAACCATGTCTATGTTGCATAATCCATATGGTGATGGGCGGGCTTGTGTTCGTATTGCCGCTTTTGTAAGTACACTCCAGCATCTGCAGTGTTAG
- the wecC gene encoding UDP-N-acetyl-D-mannosamine dehydrogenase, with protein MSQQLKACFMGLGYIGLPTAIIAADHGVNVHGVDVNESVVDTINQGKIHIVEPGLAELCKKVVENGSLKAAMEPLESDVYLIVVPTPFTGNNEPDISFVEAATRAVMPKLKAGDLYIIESTSPVGTTEKMTGLIFNERPELRGKMYIAYCPERVLPGNVIYELVHNDRVIGGIDQASTEQAVTFYRRFVKGTLHATNARTAEMCKLTENSSRDAQIAFANELSIICDKAGVNVWELIELANKHPRVNILQPGCGVGGHCIAVDPWFIVSDFPAEANMIAASRKINNYKAFWCTEKIKNQILEFKLSQGRDPQVALMGIAFKPNIDDLRESPAKYIAQKVMQSAGLNGFMIVEPNIKSHSVFKLTDYKEAYERADIVAFLVAHDEFKTLRGGGEKVILDFCGVRR; from the coding sequence ATGAGTCAACAACTCAAAGCCTGCTTTATGGGCCTTGGATATATTGGGCTGCCAACAGCAATTATCGCAGCAGATCATGGAGTGAATGTTCACGGAGTCGATGTTAATGAATCTGTGGTTGACACGATCAATCAGGGAAAAATCCATATCGTTGAACCGGGCCTTGCTGAGCTGTGTAAAAAGGTGGTTGAGAATGGCTCGCTGAAGGCTGCCATGGAACCGCTTGAAAGTGATGTTTACCTGATCGTGGTGCCGACGCCGTTTACGGGGAACAATGAACCGGATATATCTTTTGTTGAAGCGGCAACCAGGGCGGTGATGCCAAAGCTGAAAGCAGGGGATCTGTATATTATTGAGTCGACCTCGCCGGTAGGAACGACGGAAAAGATGACGGGTCTCATTTTTAATGAACGTCCGGAGCTTAGAGGGAAGATGTATATCGCTTACTGCCCGGAACGTGTATTGCCGGGCAATGTGATTTATGAGCTGGTGCATAATGACCGGGTAATTGGCGGGATTGACCAGGCATCTACAGAGCAGGCTGTTACATTTTATCGTCGCTTTGTGAAAGGTACGCTGCACGCAACCAATGCCCGCACGGCGGAAATGTGTAAGTTGACTGAAAATTCTTCACGGGATGCCCAAATTGCTTTTGCCAATGAGCTTTCGATCATTTGTGATAAGGCGGGTGTCAATGTTTGGGAATTGATTGAACTGGCCAATAAGCATCCGCGTGTCAACATACTTCAGCCTGGTTGCGGCGTAGGGGGGCACTGTATTGCTGTTGACCCATGGTTCATCGTCTCCGATTTTCCAGCTGAAGCAAACATGATTGCTGCCTCACGTAAGATTAATAATTACAAGGCATTTTGGTGTACCGAGAAAATAAAAAATCAAATACTGGAGTTTAAGCTAAGCCAAGGTCGTGATCCGCAGGTTGCTTTAATGGGAATAGCTTTCAAACCTAATATTGATGATTTGCGTGAATCCCCAGCTAAATATATTGCACAGAAGGTTATGCAGAGCGCTGGGCTTAATGGATTTATGATAGTTGAGCCTAATATTAAATCGCATTCTGTATTTAAACTGACCGATTATAAGGAGGCGTATGAAAGGGCGGATATCGTTGCCTTCCTGGTGGCGCATGACGAGTTTAAAACGCTCCGCGGAGGTGGAGAAAAAGTTATATTGGATTTCTGTGGAGTACGGCGATGA
- a CDS encoding MBL fold metallo-hydrolase produces the protein MKVNPPPNNSCTPKHINVTHLGAKECVTGSCHLVQYESASGRSINILVDCGSSYGDDPELPFEQFPVAPNEINYLFLTHAHIDHIGRVLDLIDAGFAGEIICSHATKALLEPMLIDSLSFSSRSKREVQAITIKLEELTWGFELRQAFSLKEGVTFRLGNAGHILGSCFILFSFPSNSSKNDFKILFSGDLGCTNTPILPDPDPPPECDLLILESTYGDRTHPDRSKRIEQLKELLKKALADKGIVYIPAFALGRTQELLYELDRINLKIPVFVDSPLALKITDIYAKLSSLWDDEAKELNQKGDHPFDFKGLYSVKSYRDHKQLLEINGPAIIIAGSGMCTGGRILDHLEQGLQDPRNDIFFVGYQAKGTLGRRLIEGEMPVRAAIHSLSSYSAHADQQMLIDWVALMTKAPKEIRLVHGDEQARRELAEQLNQKER, from the coding sequence ATGAAGGTCAATCCACCACCAAATAATAGCTGCACCCCCAAGCACATCAATGTTACCCATTTAGGAGCAAAAGAATGCGTCACAGGTTCCTGCCATCTGGTGCAATACGAGTCTGCGTCGGGGAGGTCAATCAATATCCTGGTCGATTGCGGCTCTTCTTACGGTGATGACCCGGAATTGCCTTTCGAGCAGTTTCCAGTAGCGCCGAATGAAATAAACTACCTCTTTTTAACCCATGCCCATATCGACCATATCGGTCGGGTGCTGGACCTGATCGATGCAGGCTTTGCAGGCGAGATCATCTGCAGCCACGCCACAAAAGCCCTGTTGGAGCCGATGCTCATCGATTCGCTCTCTTTCTCTTCCCGCTCAAAAAGAGAAGTACAGGCCATAACCATCAAATTAGAAGAGTTGACCTGGGGTTTTGAATTGCGCCAGGCATTCAGCCTGAAAGAAGGGGTAACCTTCAGGCTGGGCAATGCGGGCCATATTCTCGGCTCATGCTTTATCCTTTTCAGTTTTCCAAGCAACTCGTCCAAAAACGATTTTAAAATTCTTTTTTCAGGCGATTTGGGTTGTACCAATACGCCAATCCTGCCGGACCCTGATCCTCCGCCCGAGTGTGACCTCCTGATTTTGGAATCCACCTACGGTGACCGAACCCACCCGGATAGATCAAAAAGAATTGAACAATTAAAAGAACTCCTCAAAAAGGCGCTTGCAGATAAGGGCATTGTCTATATTCCGGCATTTGCGCTGGGGCGGACACAGGAGCTTCTCTATGAACTCGACAGAATCAACCTGAAGATTCCGGTCTTTGTTGATTCACCCTTGGCTCTGAAGATCACCGATATTTATGCAAAGCTCTCCTCACTCTGGGATGACGAGGCAAAAGAGCTGAACCAAAAAGGTGACCATCCCTTTGATTTTAAGGGGCTGTACTCAGTAAAGAGTTACAGGGACCATAAGCAGCTGCTGGAGATTAACGGCCCGGCAATAATCATAGCAGGCAGCGGCATGTGCACCGGCGGCAGAATTTTGGATCATCTTGAACAGGGACTGCAAGACCCACGCAACGACATTTTCTTTGTCGGCTACCAGGCAAAAGGGACTTTGGGGCGGAGATTGATTGAGGGAGAAATGCCTGTTCGTGCAGCTATTCATAGCCTGAGTTCATATTCGGCCCATGCCGATCAGCAGATGTTGATTGATTGGGTGGCATTGATGACTAAAGCACCAAAAGAAATAAGGCTTGTGCATGGGGATGAACAGGCAAGACGTGAATTGGCAGAACAGTTAAATCAAAAGGAGAGATAA
- the hepT gene encoding type VII toxin-antitoxin system HepT family RNase toxin: protein MKERIEQKIHRVNQYLQNVRNLAPDCQAKFDSDFVYRGALLHYLYLMADSCISLAEMVIRDRALRPPQTYYESFDILAEASILDQNFAKSFSGIAGFRNFLAHDYEVVEAKVICNEILKRLDEVEEFINQIN, encoded by the coding sequence ATGAAAGAACGTATCGAACAAAAGATCCATCGGGTCAACCAGTATTTGCAGAATGTTCGAAACCTTGCACCGGACTGTCAGGCCAAATTTGATTCAGATTTTGTGTACCGGGGCGCCTTGCTCCATTATCTATACCTCATGGCTGATAGCTGCATTAGTTTGGCTGAGATGGTAATCAGGGATAGAGCGTTGCGCCCGCCTCAAACATATTATGAGTCTTTTGACATTCTTGCAGAAGCTTCCATTCTCGATCAGAACTTTGCCAAATCTTTTTCAGGCATAGCAGGATTCCGCAACTTTCTGGCGCATGATTATGAAGTCGTTGAGGCCAAAGTTATTTGTAATGAGATTTTGAAACGTCTTGATGAGGTAGAAGAATTCATCAACCAAATTAACTGA
- the mntA gene encoding type VII toxin-antitoxin system MntA family adenylyltransferase antitoxin, which translates to MDTDKIKSLLSPVFAGFQVIDTAVLFGSRAVGEHTVNSDVDIAVFIKQGAEFSFDDKLMLRGECCRALNINEIDLVVLNQLRNMILLENILSQHEVLYSVNGSDFDYFSVRKLHQAIDFRVQRAYAMGEE; encoded by the coding sequence ATGGATACCGACAAAATCAAATCACTGCTTTCTCCTGTATTCGCAGGCTTTCAGGTAATTGATACAGCAGTGCTTTTCGGTTCTCGTGCTGTCGGGGAGCACACGGTCAATAGCGATGTCGATATTGCGGTGTTTATCAAGCAGGGCGCAGAATTCTCTTTTGATGATAAGCTGATGCTCCGCGGGGAATGCTGTCGTGCGCTGAACATTAACGAGATTGACCTTGTGGTACTGAATCAGTTGCGAAATATGATTTTGCTTGAAAATATTCTCAGTCAGCATGAAGTGCTTTACTCAGTGAACGGATCAGACTTCGATTATTTTTCAGTTCGCAAACTGCACCAGGCAATAGATTTCCGTGTGCAAAGGGCTTATGCAATGGGTGAAGAATGA
- a CDS encoding nucleotide sugar dehydrogenase, producing MKDILQKIENKEAVIGVIGLGYVGLPLCREFVRGGAKVLGFDVDPKKIEAIDAKKTYIEHIPDETIAEMVESGLFSATTNLDRLSEPDAILIAVPTPLNKMREPDLSFVENSCREISIRLRKGQLVVLESTTYPGTTREIIKPILEESSGLIADNNDFYLAYSPEREDPGRKDFTTKTIPKVVGGYNETSLQVATAVYKLAIDTPVSVSSCDAAEAAKILENTYRSVNIALVNELKMLFDRMDIDVWEVIDAAKTKPFGFTAFYPGPGLGGHCIPIDPFYLSWKAKEYGVPTRFIELAGEINTAMPEWVVNKVMHALNDKGKAVKGSKILLLGMAYKPNVDDDRESPSYKLMELLNKFGAEVEYHDPHVPMIRHKREYPQYYGQESVELTKENLQQFDCVLISTDHQAVDYAFVCQHADLVVDTRNCCEDAVVKA from the coding sequence GTGAAAGATATATTGCAGAAAATTGAAAACAAAGAAGCTGTGATCGGCGTGATCGGGCTGGGCTATGTCGGACTGCCGCTTTGTCGTGAATTTGTCCGTGGTGGTGCGAAGGTTTTGGGCTTTGATGTTGATCCGAAAAAGATCGAAGCAATTGACGCCAAGAAAACCTACATCGAGCACATTCCAGATGAGACCATTGCTGAGATGGTAGAGTCCGGCCTTTTTTCTGCTACGACGAATCTGGATCGTTTGAGCGAACCGGATGCTATTTTAATAGCGGTGCCGACCCCGCTGAACAAAATGCGGGAACCTGACCTGTCATTTGTGGAAAACTCCTGCCGTGAAATTTCAATCCGTTTGCGCAAAGGTCAGCTGGTGGTGTTGGAGTCAACCACCTACCCGGGAACCACACGCGAGATTATAAAACCGATTCTGGAAGAAAGCAGTGGCTTAATAGCCGATAATAATGATTTTTATTTGGCCTATTCGCCTGAGCGAGAAGATCCAGGTCGTAAAGATTTTACCACAAAGACCATTCCTAAAGTGGTTGGTGGATATAATGAGACTTCCTTACAGGTGGCAACGGCGGTTTATAAGCTTGCTATTGATACCCCCGTTTCAGTCAGCAGTTGTGATGCAGCCGAAGCAGCGAAGATTCTGGAAAACACGTATCGCAGCGTGAACATTGCTTTGGTGAATGAGTTGAAGATGCTGTTTGACCGAATGGATATTGATGTCTGGGAAGTGATTGATGCGGCCAAAACCAAACCGTTCGGTTTTACTGCTTTCTATCCCGGGCCTGGGCTGGGCGGGCATTGTATTCCGATTGACCCGTTTTACCTGAGTTGGAAAGCGAAGGAATATGGCGTGCCAACCCGCTTTATTGAGCTGGCTGGAGAGATCAATACTGCCATGCCGGAATGGGTGGTCAACAAGGTGATGCATGCCCTCAATGATAAGGGTAAGGCGGTGAAGGGAAGTAAGATTCTACTGTTAGGTATGGCCTATAAACCGAATGTCGATGACGACCGTGAATCGCCAAGCTACAAGTTAATGGAACTGCTTAATAAATTCGGGGCAGAAGTTGAATATCACGATCCGCATGTGCCGATGATTCGTCATAAGCGTGAGTATCCGCAATATTACGGCCAAGAGAGTGTTGAGTTGACGAAAGAGAATCTGCAGCAGTTTGACTGCGTGCTGATCTCCACCGACCATCAGGCGGTTGATTATGCTTTTGTCTGCCAGCATGCTGATCTGGTCGTTGATACCCGGAACTGCTGTGAAGATGCTGTGGTGAAGGCTTAA
- a CDS encoding PqqD family protein — protein sequence MISFDQHVEISQEVLSQEVDGETVILDMRSENYFGLDEIGTDIWRLLKEQKTLQEVFDILLDEYEVEEQVLRQHLEDHISELCKAELISLKPVDQR from the coding sequence ATGATTTCTTTTGACCAACATGTTGAGATATCTCAAGAAGTACTGTCGCAGGAGGTTGATGGCGAAACCGTTATTCTCGATATGCGCAGTGAAAATTACTTTGGTCTCGATGAAATAGGTACCGATATTTGGCGTCTGCTGAAAGAGCAGAAAACGCTGCAGGAAGTCTTCGATATTCTCTTAGACGAGTATGAGGTAGAAGAACAGGTGCTACGCCAGCATTTGGAGGATCATATTTCAGAACTCTGTAAAGCTGAACTCATATCCCTGAAACCTGTGGATCAGCGTTGA